A single region of the Neotabrizicola shimadae genome encodes:
- a CDS encoding carbohydrate ABC transporter permease, giving the protein MIRALRTRRVETAPFLLLTPALITMLFVVAVPLVFSLWASLTPYQLTKPATLWRFIGLENYRRALSDSAFWIVFGRTILFLTIALNVELLLGLGIALLINRITWGQRTLRTIMMFPMMFSPILVGFQFKFLFNDNIGIVNNALQSLGLTDQAIPWLVDARLAMFSITLAEVWMSTSVFAILLLAGLFAMPRDPVEAAKVDGCNAWQVFRHITLPFLMPFAYIAMAIRSLDVARAYDIVAVMTDGGPAGRTELLWTVIARVGYENAKMGQANAIAFISTLLSILFTWHFYRKLVAARRYMGGAT; this is encoded by the coding sequence ATGATCCGAGCCTTGCGGACCCGGCGCGTCGAAACCGCGCCCTTCCTGCTCCTCACGCCCGCGCTGATCACCATGCTGTTCGTGGTGGCGGTGCCATTGGTGTTCTCTCTCTGGGCGTCTCTGACCCCTTATCAGCTGACCAAGCCCGCCACGCTCTGGCGCTTCATCGGGCTGGAAAACTATCGACGCGCCCTGAGCGACAGCGCCTTCTGGATCGTCTTCGGCCGGACCATCCTGTTCCTGACCATCGCGCTGAACGTCGAGCTGCTTCTTGGCCTCGGCATCGCGCTTCTGATCAACCGCATCACGTGGGGCCAGCGGACTCTGCGAACCATCATGATGTTTCCCATGATGTTTTCGCCGATCCTTGTGGGGTTCCAGTTCAAGTTCCTGTTCAACGACAACATCGGCATCGTGAACAACGCTCTGCAATCGCTTGGCTTGACCGATCAGGCCATACCCTGGCTGGTCGATGCACGCCTCGCCATGTTCTCGATCACCCTGGCCGAAGTCTGGATGTCGACATCTGTCTTCGCGATCCTTCTGCTTGCAGGCCTTTTCGCCATGCCGCGCGACCCAGTGGAGGCCGCCAAGGTCGATGGCTGCAACGCTTGGCAGGTGTTCCGTCACATCACCCTGCCTTTCCTCATGCCCTTCGCCTACATCGCCATGGCGATCCGTTCGCTGGATGTGGCCCGAGCCTATGACATCGTCGCCGTGATGACGGACGGCGGCCCGGCCGGGCGGACCGAACTGCTTTGGACTGTGATCGCCCGCGTCGGCTATGAAAACGCCAAGATGGGCCAGGCCAATGCCATCGCCTTCATCTCGACGTTGCTGTCGATCCTGTTCACTTGGCACTTCTACCGCAAGCTGGTGGCCGCGCGTCGCTACATGGGAGGCGCGACATGA
- a CDS encoding carbohydrate ABC transporter permease has translation MTEVVESAASKRLKRVALTMLTFLLMILMCLPGLWVVLSAFRPNREILAKPPIWVPETLTLDNFGKIFGWGTEQVAIPVGSYFANSLIIALTSTVIALLIGMAGGYAFARYRFRGKGSLFLGFMLFRAVPGIALSLPVFMIWSRLGLIDTKAGLIIVYVSLNVPFTLWLIDGFFRQIPLSLSEAAQVDGCTRWQAFWKIEFPLARSGIAAAGVFAFLTSWNEFALASQLTRSTDSKTLPVGLLDFTAQFTIDWAGMCAMAVIIIIPALVLTFIVQKHLIAGLTFGGVKG, from the coding sequence ATGACCGAAGTCGTGGAAAGCGCCGCATCGAAGCGGCTGAAACGGGTCGCTCTGACGATGCTGACGTTCCTTCTGATGATCCTGATGTGCCTCCCCGGCCTCTGGGTCGTGCTGTCTGCCTTTCGTCCCAACCGCGAAATCCTGGCCAAGCCACCAATCTGGGTGCCGGAGACGCTGACGCTGGACAACTTCGGCAAGATCTTCGGCTGGGGTACGGAACAGGTGGCGATCCCGGTCGGCAGCTACTTTGCCAATTCACTGATCATTGCCCTGACCTCGACGGTCATCGCATTGCTGATCGGCATGGCGGGTGGCTACGCTTTCGCACGGTACCGCTTCCGCGGGAAGGGCTCGCTCTTCCTTGGGTTCATGCTGTTCCGCGCCGTGCCCGGCATCGCTCTGTCACTGCCCGTGTTCATGATCTGGAGCCGACTGGGCCTGATCGACACGAAGGCCGGCCTCATCATTGTCTATGTCAGCCTGAACGTGCCCTTCACCCTGTGGCTGATCGACGGCTTCTTTCGCCAGATCCCCCTGTCTTTGTCCGAGGCGGCGCAGGTGGACGGTTGCACCCGCTGGCAGGCCTTCTGGAAGATCGAGTTTCCGCTGGCCCGATCAGGCATCGCTGCCGCGGGGGTCTTCGCTTTCCTCACGTCGTGGAACGAATTCGCGCTGGCCAGCCAGCTGACGCGCTCCACCGATTCAAAGACGTTGCCGGTCGGTCTTCTGGACTTCACCGCGCAGTTCACCATCGACTGGGCAGGCATGTGCGCCATGGCGGTGATCATCATCATCCCGGCATTGGTCCTGACCTTCATCGTGCAGAAACATCTGATCGCCGGGCTGACCTTCGGCGGCGTGAAAGGGTAG
- a CDS encoding ABC transporter ATP-binding protein has translation MAEITLEKVVKSYGAVKVVHGIDLAIAHEEFVVLVGPSGCGKSTTLRMIAGLEDISGGLVRIGGRVVNDLPPRKRNISMVFQNYALYPHMNVRDNLGFGLKIAGEPPATIVARVAEAAEILGLTPLLDRTPAELSGGQRQRVAMGRAIVRHPDAFLFDEPLSNLDAKLRGQMRAEIKKLHQKVRTTVVYVTHDQVEAMTLADRIVVMRDGHIEQIGTPMQVFNHPRTVFVATFIGSPPMNLLPATISGGAVRLADGTAVPVPDRLKAHAREGQKVQLGIRPDDISPVGHGLSQDGPGAEVDLTVDLAEPLGMESLIYTRLAGQEVQAKLYGPRIVQPGERLTFRLALDRAHLFDAATGLSVRAS, from the coding sequence ATGGCGGAAATCACGCTGGAGAAGGTGGTCAAGAGCTACGGGGCCGTGAAGGTCGTTCACGGCATTGACCTGGCCATCGCCCACGAGGAATTCGTGGTGCTTGTGGGCCCTTCGGGCTGCGGCAAGTCCACCACCCTGCGCATGATCGCGGGGCTGGAGGACATCTCGGGCGGGCTCGTCCGCATTGGCGGGCGCGTGGTGAACGATCTGCCTCCGCGCAAGCGCAACATCTCGATGGTGTTCCAGAACTATGCGCTCTACCCCCACATGAACGTGCGCGACAACTTGGGCTTCGGGTTGAAGATCGCAGGCGAGCCGCCGGCAACCATAGTTGCCCGTGTGGCCGAGGCGGCCGAAATCCTGGGCCTAACGCCGCTTCTGGACCGTACGCCGGCGGAACTGTCCGGCGGCCAGCGCCAGCGCGTCGCCATGGGCCGCGCCATCGTTCGCCACCCCGATGCTTTCCTGTTCGACGAGCCGCTGTCGAACCTTGACGCCAAGCTTCGCGGACAGATGCGGGCCGAAATCAAGAAGCTGCACCAGAAGGTCCGCACCACAGTTGTCTACGTGACGCACGACCAGGTCGAGGCGATGACGCTTGCAGACCGCATCGTCGTCATGCGCGACGGCCATATCGAGCAGATCGGCACCCCGATGCAGGTCTTCAACCACCCGCGCACCGTCTTTGTTGCCACCTTCATCGGCTCACCGCCGATGAATCTTCTGCCTGCCACCATCTCGGGCGGCGCGGTCCGCCTGGCCGATGGCACCGCCGTCCCTGTGCCCGACCGCCTGAAGGCCCACGCCAGGGAAGGCCAGAAGGTCCAGCTTGGCATCCGGCCCGACGACATCAGCCCGGTCGGCCACGGCCTCAGTCAGGACGGACCGGGGGCAGAGGTAGACCTGACCGTCGATCTGGCCGAGCCCCTTGGGATGGAAAGCCTGATCTACACCCGCCTCGCAGGGCAGGAGGTCCAGGCCAAGCTTTACGGCCCCCGCATCGTTCAACCGGGCGAACGGCTGACCTTCCGCCTGGCGCTGGACAGGGCGCATCTTTTCGATGCGGCGACGGGTCTTTCGGTGAGGGCATCCTGA
- a CDS encoding mandelate racemase/muconate lactonizing enzyme family protein, whose amino-acid sequence MAKIARAELRMVDLQPKVKRTDAIQSFVSQETPILTLTDAEGGTGTGYSYTIGTGGPAVISLLRDTLIPRLIGREAEEIESIWRDLLFVTHATAVGAITSLALATIDTALWDLRCRRAGLPLWRMAGGAKPAIPLYSTEGGWLHIDTPALVEDALAVKALGFAGSKIKVGRPTLAQDAARLAAVRAAVGDDFRLMVDANQSFAFHEALLRARMLADHGVVWFEEPMPADDLSGHARLAAQSPVPIAVGESLYSPGQFADYLRAGACSIVQVDVARVGGITPWLKVAHMAEAMNIAVCPHFLMELHVSLVCAVPNSWMLEYIPQLDTVTHSRLDLRGGLAHAPDAPGLGIDWDWAAIRGQTVEGSHSAMGE is encoded by the coding sequence ATGGCGAAAATTGCTCGAGCAGAATTGCGCATGGTGGACCTTCAGCCGAAGGTGAAGCGTACCGATGCAATCCAGAGCTTTGTCAGCCAGGAGACCCCGATCCTGACCCTGACCGACGCCGAGGGCGGGACCGGCACCGGATACAGCTACACCATTGGCACCGGCGGGCCTGCCGTCATTTCCCTTCTGCGCGACACACTGATCCCCCGCCTGATCGGACGCGAAGCGGAAGAGATCGAGAGTATCTGGCGCGACCTTCTGTTCGTCACCCATGCCACGGCTGTGGGGGCGATCACCTCGCTGGCTCTGGCCACCATCGACACCGCCCTTTGGGATCTGCGCTGCCGCCGCGCCGGCCTTCCGCTGTGGCGCATGGCAGGCGGCGCAAAGCCCGCCATCCCCCTGTATTCCACCGAGGGCGGCTGGCTGCACATCGACACGCCCGCGCTGGTCGAGGATGCGCTTGCGGTGAAGGCGCTTGGCTTTGCAGGATCCAAGATCAAGGTCGGCCGCCCCACCCTGGCGCAGGATGCCGCGCGTCTGGCGGCGGTGCGCGCGGCTGTGGGCGACGACTTCCGCCTGATGGTCGATGCCAACCAGTCCTTCGCCTTCCACGAAGCGCTGTTGCGCGCCCGGATGCTGGCCGACCATGGTGTCGTCTGGTTCGAAGAACCCATGCCCGCCGACGACCTGTCCGGCCATGCCCGTCTGGCCGCGCAATCGCCGGTTCCCATCGCAGTTGGTGAAAGCCTCTACTCCCCCGGCCAATTCGCCGATTACCTGCGCGCCGGGGCCTGCTCTATCGTCCAGGTCGATGTGGCCCGCGTGGGCGGCATCACGCCTTGGCTCAAGGTCGCTCATATGGCCGAGGCGATGAACATTGCCGTCTGCCCGCATTTCCTGATGGAGTTGCACGTCAGCCTCGTTTGCGCTGTGCCGAACAGCTGGATGCTGGAGTACATCCCGCAGCTGGATACGGTCACCCATTCGCGGCTCGACCTGCGCGGGGGCCTCGCCCATGCACCAGATGCGCCCGGGCTCGGCATAGATTGGGATTGGGCGGCTATCCGCGGCCAGACCGTCGAAGGCAGCCATTCAGCAATGGGAGAGTAA
- a CDS encoding L-rhamnose mutarotase: MQRMGSIIGIQPDKIETYKRLHAAVWPDVLRMIEKCNIRNYSIFLKEPENLMFAYFEYHGTDWAADQAMMAADPKTQEWWAVCMPCQKPLDSRKDGEWWAMMEEVFHND, encoded by the coding sequence ATGCAACGCATGGGCAGCATCATCGGCATCCAGCCGGACAAGATCGAAACCTACAAGCGCCTGCACGCGGCTGTCTGGCCAGACGTGCTTCGCATGATCGAAAAGTGCAACATCCGCAACTACTCGATCTTTCTGAAAGAACCCGAGAACCTGATGTTCGCCTATTTCGAATACCACGGCACCGACTGGGCAGCCGATCAGGCCATGATGGCGGCGGACCCCAAGACACAGGAATGGTGGGCGGTCTGTATGCCCTGCCAGAAGCCGTTGGACAGCCGCAAGGATGGCGAGTGGTGGGCCATGATGGAAGAGGTCTTCCACAATGACTGA
- a CDS encoding RraA family protein, translating to MTDARAQLLSCYTSVVHDVLRALGRRNFTLPPRLRPLNPEGVLTGPAFTVEGRIDETADPHETLLAWTGLLSKAKPGHVWISQPHNHLVAQMGELSAETLHRKGVLGVVTDGGLRDTNFILRLGLPCWGAFHTPRDVVGCWLPTGTDVPILMDDCLIRPGDWLHGDRDGMVVIPAEIVAEVAENAVGAMNTESLVRKAILEGTDPQEAYLKWGKF from the coding sequence ATGACTGACGCCCGCGCGCAGCTTCTGTCCTGCTACACCAGCGTCGTGCATGACGTGCTGCGCGCCCTGGGGCGGCGCAACTTCACCCTGCCGCCCCGCCTTCGCCCCCTGAACCCCGAAGGCGTTCTGACCGGACCCGCCTTCACAGTCGAGGGCCGCATCGACGAAACTGCCGACCCGCATGAAACGCTGCTGGCCTGGACCGGCCTTCTGTCGAAGGCGAAGCCTGGCCATGTCTGGATCAGCCAGCCGCACAACCACCTTGTTGCGCAGATGGGAGAGTTGTCGGCCGAGACGCTGCACCGCAAGGGCGTGCTTGGCGTCGTCACCGACGGCGGCCTGCGCGACACGAATTTCATCCTGCGCCTTGGCCTGCCCTGCTGGGGCGCCTTCCACACCCCGCGTGACGTGGTGGGCTGCTGGCTGCCCACCGGCACCGATGTGCCGATCCTGATGGACGATTGCCTTATCCGCCCTGGCGACTGGCTGCACGGCGACCGCGACGGGATGGTGGTGATCCCAGCAGAAATCGTGGCGGAAGTGGCCGAAAACGCCGTTGGCGCAATGAACACCGAAAGCCTGGTGCGCAAGGCGATCCTGGAAGGGACCGACCCGCAGGAAGCCTACCTGAAGTGGGGCAAGTTCTGA
- a CDS encoding UxaA family hydrolase, which yields MPTDPRLLLLHPGDSVYVLRDQIAAGETVLVSGTAVAFAQPLGLGHKIARVAVAEGEPVIKYGAPIGRATRAIAPGDHVHLHNLASDYTPTYALEGKA from the coding sequence ATGCCGACCGACCCGCGCCTTTTGCTGCTACACCCCGGAGATTCTGTTTACGTCCTGCGCGACCAGATCGCGGCGGGCGAGACCGTTCTGGTCTCGGGCACCGCAGTGGCCTTTGCGCAACCGCTCGGCCTGGGGCACAAGATCGCACGAGTGGCCGTGGCCGAAGGCGAGCCGGTCATCAAGTATGGCGCCCCCATCGGGCGCGCGACGCGGGCCATCGCGCCGGGCGACCATGTGCATCTGCACAACCTGGCCAGCGACTACACACCGACCTACGCGCTGGAGGGCAAGGCATGA
- a CDS encoding UxaA family hydrolase — protein sequence MRGWLRSDGRKGIRNVVAVAYLVECAHHVARQIAAGEDEAHVIGFPGCFPNPYAQKMMERLCTHPNVGAVLVVSLGCESFNRFQLEKAVAATGRPVKVLVIQNEGGTKSTIAAGRDWVRAQAAALAAAPTEPMSASDLVVGTVCGGSDGTSGITGNPAAGIAFDKLVAAGAACIFEETGELIGCEGIMEARAATPALAGEIRASVAKAARYYATLGYGSFASGNADGGLTTIEEKSLGAYMKSGQSPISGLIKPGDIPPKGGLYLMDVVPDGEVRFGFPNISDNAEIVEMMASGAHVTLFVTGRGSVVGSALAPVIKIAANPHMYARLSEDMDVNAGRVLAGEATLEEVGQEIFDLVLDVADGRQTKSEELGHREFILTYKSFDPIGPACLPV from the coding sequence ATGAGGGGCTGGCTCCGGTCTGACGGACGCAAGGGCATCCGCAACGTGGTGGCGGTGGCCTACCTGGTGGAATGCGCCCATCATGTCGCCCGTCAGATCGCGGCAGGCGAAGACGAGGCGCATGTCATCGGCTTCCCCGGCTGCTTCCCAAACCCCTACGCCCAGAAGATGATGGAGCGGCTGTGCACCCACCCGAACGTGGGTGCGGTGCTGGTGGTCAGCCTCGGCTGCGAAAGCTTCAACCGCTTCCAGCTGGAAAAAGCGGTCGCCGCGACGGGTCGACCAGTGAAGGTGCTGGTGATTCAGAACGAGGGCGGCACGAAGTCCACCATCGCGGCCGGGCGCGATTGGGTACGGGCACAGGCGGCGGCTCTGGCGGCGGCGCCGACCGAGCCGATGTCTGCCTCCGACCTCGTGGTCGGCACAGTGTGCGGCGGGTCGGACGGGACCTCGGGCATCACCGGGAACCCCGCCGCCGGGATCGCCTTCGACAAGCTGGTAGCCGCTGGCGCGGCCTGCATCTTCGAGGAAACCGGCGAGCTGATCGGCTGCGAGGGCATCATGGAGGCCCGTGCCGCGACACCGGCCCTGGCAGGCGAAATCCGCGCCAGCGTGGCAAAGGCCGCGCGTTACTATGCCACACTCGGCTATGGCAGCTTTGCCAGCGGCAATGCCGACGGCGGGCTGACCACGATCGAGGAGAAGTCGCTCGGCGCCTATATGAAATCGGGCCAGTCGCCGATCTCAGGGCTCATCAAGCCAGGGGACATTCCGCCGAAGGGCGGGCTCTACCTCATGGATGTGGTGCCCGATGGCGAGGTGCGCTTCGGCTTCCCGAACATCTCGGACAATGCCGAGATCGTGGAGATGATGGCCTCGGGGGCGCATGTCACGCTTTTTGTCACCGGGCGGGGGTCCGTGGTGGGGTCGGCATTGGCGCCTGTCATCAAGATCGCCGCCAACCCGCACATGTATGCCCGGCTGTCCGAGGACATGGACGTGAACGCCGGGCGGGTGCTTGCTGGCGAGGCGACGCTGGAGGAGGTCGGGCAGGAGATCTTCGACCTCGTGCTGGACGTGGCGGACGGGCGGCAGACGAAATCCGAGGAACTGGGGCATCGGGAGTTCATCCTGACCTACAAGAGCTTTGACCCCATCGGGCCGGCGTGTCTGCCGGTGTGA
- a CDS encoding SDR family oxidoreductase, which translates to MGRLDGKTALVTAAGQGIGRASVLAMRAEGARVFATDVNPAALAELAAMGVETRVLNVRDPAAIAATVEAVGAPDVLFNCAGFVAAGTILDCDEEQWAFSVDLNMTAMYRMCRAFLPGMIAKGGGSIINMASVASSVIAAPNRFVYGATKAGVIGLTKAIAADFVGKGIRANAICPGTVESPSLDERLRATGDYEAAKAAFIARQPIGRIGRAEEIAALVVYLASDESGYTTGVAHVIDGGWANQ; encoded by the coding sequence GTGGGACGGCTGGATGGCAAGACGGCGCTGGTGACGGCGGCGGGACAGGGGATCGGGCGGGCATCAGTGCTGGCGATGCGGGCCGAAGGGGCGCGGGTCTTCGCGACCGACGTGAACCCGGCGGCGCTGGCGGAGCTGGCGGCGATGGGGGTGGAGACGCGGGTGCTGAACGTCCGCGACCCGGCGGCAATCGCGGCCACGGTCGAGGCGGTTGGGGCGCCGGACGTGCTGTTCAACTGCGCGGGCTTCGTGGCGGCTGGGACGATCCTGGACTGCGACGAGGAGCAGTGGGCCTTCTCGGTGGACCTGAACATGACCGCCATGTACCGGATGTGCCGGGCGTTCCTGCCGGGGATGATCGCGAAGGGGGGCGGGTCGATCATCAACATGGCCTCGGTCGCCTCGTCCGTGATCGCGGCGCCCAACCGGTTCGTCTATGGGGCGACGAAGGCGGGGGTGATCGGGCTGACCAAGGCCATCGCGGCGGACTTCGTGGGAAAGGGAATCCGGGCCAATGCGATCTGCCCCGGCACGGTTGAGAGCCCCTCGCTGGACGAGAGGCTGCGGGCGACCGGGGATTATGAGGCGGCGAAGGCGGCCTTCATTGCCCGCCAGCCCATCGGCCGGATCGGGCGGGCGGAGGAGATCGCGGCGCTGGTGGTCTATCTGGCCTCGGACGAGAGCGGCTATACCACGGGGGTCGCCCATGTGATCGACGGGGGCTGGGCCAACCAGTAG
- a CDS encoding amidohydrolase family protein, whose amino-acid sequence MDLIDTHLHLIYRGRIGYGWTVGIEALQGDFTLDDHARLTAGKGVAGTVFMETGVDDADYQAEARMVAELVKAGRMMGQIASIRPETDEGFDAWLEQSDDLEIVGYRRILHVMPDDTSQAEGFRRNLRKIGARGLPFDLCFLAGQLPLAVDLVRACPNQTFVLDHCGVPDVAGGAFEAWSEGMKAVAALPQVNVKLSGITAYCAPGTANLETVRPWVERVVDLFGPERIVWGGDWPVVNLGVGLPAWIDMTRALLAGLSAAEQDAIGQGNARRIYGLD is encoded by the coding sequence GTGGACCTGATCGACACCCATCTTCACCTGATCTACCGGGGCCGCATCGGTTATGGCTGGACCGTGGGGATCGAGGCGCTGCAGGGCGATTTTACGCTGGACGACCATGCCCGGCTGACCGCCGGGAAGGGTGTGGCGGGCACGGTCTTCATGGAAACCGGCGTGGATGATGCCGATTACCAGGCCGAGGCGCGGATGGTGGCAGAGCTTGTGAAGGCCGGGCGGATGATGGGTCAGATCGCCTCGATCCGGCCCGAAACCGACGAGGGCTTTGACGCCTGGCTGGAGCAGAGCGACGACCTGGAGATCGTGGGCTATCGCCGGATCCTGCATGTGATGCCGGACGACACATCCCAGGCGGAAGGATTCCGGCGCAACCTGCGCAAGATCGGCGCGAGGGGCCTGCCCTTCGATCTTTGCTTCCTCGCCGGGCAATTGCCGCTGGCGGTGGATCTGGTGCGCGCCTGCCCGAACCAGACCTTTGTTCTGGACCATTGCGGTGTGCCCGACGTCGCGGGCGGCGCCTTTGAAGCCTGGTCTGAAGGGATGAAGGCGGTGGCCGCCCTGCCGCAGGTGAATGTGAAGCTCTCGGGCATCACTGCCTATTGCGCCCCCGGCACCGCCAACCTGGAGACGGTGCGGCCCTGGGTCGAGCGGGTGGTGGACCTGTTCGGGCCGGAGCGCATTGTCTGGGGCGGCGATTGGCCGGTGGTCAACCTGGGCGTCGGGCTGCCCGCCTGGATCGACATGACGCGCGCGTTGCTGGCCGGGCTGAGCGCGGCGGAGCAGGACGCCATCGGA